Proteins encoded by one window of Vitis vinifera cultivar Pinot Noir 40024 chromosome 10, ASM3070453v1:
- the LOC100250401 gene encoding aminomethyltransferase, mitochondrial, whose amino-acid sequence MRGGGLWQLGQSITRRLAQADKKAVARRCFASEAELKKTVLYDFHIANGGKMVPFAGWSMPIQYKDSIMDSTVNCRENGSLFDVSHMCGLSLKGKDCIPFLEKLVIADVAGLAPGTGTLTVFTNEKGGAIDDSVITKVKDNHIYLVVNAGCRDKDLAHIEEHMKAYKSKGGDVSWHIHDERSLLALQGPLAAPVLQHLTKEDLSKLFFGEFQILDINGATCFLTRTGYTGEDGFEISVPSENAVDLAKAILEKSEGKVRLTGLGARDSLRLEAGLCLYGNDMEQHVTPVEAGLTWAIGKRRRAEGGFLGAEVILKQLEEGPSVRRVGFFSSGPPARSHSEIQDDKGNNIGEITSGGFSPCLKKNIGMGYVKSGSHKAGTKVKILIRGKPYDGVVTKMPFVPTKYYKPS is encoded by the exons aTGAGAGGAGGGGGTCTGTGGCAACTTGGGCAATCAATTACCCGCAGGCTTGCTCAGGCTGATAAGAAGGCTGTAGCTCGTCGATGCTTTGCCTCAGAAGCCGAGCTCAAGAAGACAGTTCTCTATGACTTTCATATTGCCAATGGTGGGAAGATGGTTCCATTTGCAGGATGGAGCATGCCTATTCAGTACAAGGACTCGATTATGGACTCTACGGTGAATTGTCGGGAGAATGGTAGCCTCTTTGATGTCTCCCATATGTGTGGGCTAAGCCTCAAGGGAAAGGACTGCATTCCTTTTCTGGAAAAGCTTGTCATTGCTGATGTTGCTGGGCTTGCCCCTGGGACTGGGACTTTAACCGTCTTTACAAATGAGAAAGGAGGGGCAATTGATGATTCTGTGATCACCAAGGTGAAGGATAACCACATCTACCTGGTTGTGAATGCCGGGTGTAGGGATAAGGACTTGGCCCACATTGAGGAGCATATGAAGGCTTACAAGTCCAAAGGCGGGGACGTCTCATGGCATATCCATGATGAGAGGTCTCTTCTAGCTCTCCAG GGTCCCCTTGCTGCCCCAGTTCTTCAACACCTGACAAAAGAGGATTTAAGCAAGTTATTTTTTGGGGAGTTCCAAATCTTGGATATCAACGGAGCAACCTGCTTTCTCACTAGGACAGG GTACACAGGTGAAGATGGATTTGAAATTTCAGTTCCTTCCGAGAATGCAGTAGATCTTGCCAAAGCAATCTTGGAGAAATCTGAAGGGAAGGTAAGGTTAACAGGGCTGGGTGCACGAGACAGTCTCCGCCTTGAAGCGGGGCTGTGCTTATATGGTAATGACATGGAACAGCACGTAACCCCAGTCGAGGCAGGACTCACATGGGCCATAGGGAAGAGAAGAAGGGCAGAAGGCGGCTTTCTGGGTGCTGAGGTGATACTCAAACAACTTGAAGAGGGCCCTTCGGTCAGGCGTGTCGGCTTCTTCTCTTCAGGCCCCCCTGCTAGAAGCCACAGCGAAATTCAGGATGACAAAGGAAACAACATCGGTGAAATCACCAGTGGAGGATTCAGCCCCTGCCTGAAGAAGAACATAGGAATGGGGTACGTCAAATCTGGATCCCACAAGGCCGGCACCAAAGTTAAGATTCTGATTCGAGGGAAGCCCTATGATGGGGTTGTCACAAAGATGCCATTCGTGCCAACAAAATACTACAAGCCATCCTAA
- the LOC100248564 gene encoding ATP-dependent helicase rhp16 isoform X1 — protein MVRRSDRIAARPPKSFAALESSEEEEEEEGAGEEEREGDNDRRLQDVFYDDKEGVLEHGPKKGRKKQQSKPKLQWKVLEKENETFLNCCEIKNHLMNFGDEVILEPTEAPPHFLVPLLSHQKEWLTWALKQEESPFRGGLLADEAGMGKTIQAIALVLAKKPIHRIDAGPCEALPSSSSQTAELPETRCTLIICPPIALSHWEKEIVRCTPQGSTKVLVCHGDERNKMVHDLSSYDFVLTTYQTVFTEYETSCKLWFPVDLASLCRGWRFGIAEREYEENLKSSKMEAKCASSGDSTCVCDGGRGKSSCNNKKKNPKQKKNASTLSSKSSLSITREFSLHSIKWQRIILDEAHSITNETTKAIFSLKSSYKWALSSTPVQNNFQELYSMIRFLQIFPYAYHFCQYCDWKCIMPELCWTHNWSFCWWQKYVRKPMRQGGDAKRRAKTLVTQKILKSIMLRRTKESRKELCLPTRIVGVRVRRCALDIREEEYYRTLYEKCRSHFNRYVAARHSWTDWSQIGRLLPRLQKALNHPYLVIYSKGPVPGRRYRIDLAKDDQVCGICHEAPEDKVVACCKHVFCKTCLQSLAPALGLALCPLCSTPFTGKSAMKKNDSPFTGKSAMKKNDSVLKNNTGSGTTFKDFKSSSLLKRISLNEFQTSTKIEALREEIRFMVETDGSAKALVFSEFISFLDLIEYSLLKSEINCVKLVMDNTVDARNALVSRFFKDPDCKILLTTLEAGGVSLNLTIASYVFLMEPFYTAAELKASDRVYRIGQHKTVRIVKFVAENTIEERMLELQAAKNQISLSALPGSLNLEEELTVEDLNYFFM, from the exons ATGGTTCGCAGGTCTGATCGCATCGCTGCCCGTCCAC CTAAGAGCTTTGCTGCCCTAGAAAgctctgaagaagaagaagaggaggagggTGCTGGCGAAGAAG AAAGGGAAGGAGACAATGACAGGAGACTTCAAGatgttttttatgatgacaaggAAGGAGTATTGGAGCATGGACCAAAGAAAGGGCGAAAAAAGCAACAGAGCAAACCGAAACTACAATggaaagttttggaaaaagagaatgagacttttctaaattgttgtgaaataaaaaatcatcttaTGAATTTCGGAGATGAAGTGATTTTGGAACCTACTGAGGCGCCCCCGCACTTTCTTGTACCTCTTCTGAGCCACCAAAAGGAATGGCTGACTTGGGCTTTAAAGCAGGAGGAGTCACCTTTTAGAGGAGGGCTTCTTGCAGATGAGGCTGGAATGGGGAAGACAATCCAAGCCATTGCGCTGGTTCTTGCAAAAAAGCCAATCCATAGAATAGACGCTGGACCATGTGAAGCATTGCCTTCATCCAGTTCACAGACAGCAGAACTGCCAGAAACTAGATGCACACTCATTATCTGTCCTCCAATTGCTCTGTCTCATTGGGAGAAGGAGATTGTTCGTTGTACACCCCAAGGGAGCACCAAAGTGCTAGTCTGTCATGGGGATGAAAGAAACAAGATGGTTCATGACTTATCGAGCTATGATTTTGTTTTGACAACTTATCAGACCGTATTCACGGAATATGAGACCTCTTGTAAGTTGTGGTTTCCCGTAGATCTGGCTTCACTCTGTAGAGGATGGAGATTTGGAATTGCTGAGAGAGAGTACGAGGAGAATTTGAAATCTTCCAAAATGGAAGCAAAATGTGCAAGTTCAGGAGATAGTACATGTGTTTGTGATGGTGGTAGAGGGAAGAGTTCTtgcaataataaaaagaagaatcccaagcaaaaaaagaatGCAAGCACTTTGTCTTCCAAGTCAAGTCTATCAATCACTAGGGAATTCTCTCTGCACTCAATTAAGTGGCAACGGATTATTCTGGATGAG GCTCACTCCATAACAAACGAAACTACAAAagcaattttttctttaaagtcTTCATACAAATGGGCTTTAAGTAGCACTCCAGTTCAGAATAATTTCCAAGAACTTTACTCAATG ATCCGCTTTTTGCAAATATTTCCTTATGCATACCACTTTTGTCAATATTGTGACTGGAAATGTATCAT GCCCGAACTTTGTTGGACTCATAATTGGTCCTTTTGCTGGTGGCAAAAG TATGTTCGTAAACCAATGAGACAAGGAGGTGATGCAAAAAGAAGAGCCAAGACTTTGGTAACCCAAAAGATTCTGAAAAGCATAATGCTAAGGCGTACTAAAGAAAGTAGAAAAGAACTTTGCCTTCCAACTAGAATTGTGGGT GTTAGAGTGAGACGATGTGCATTAGATATTAGAGAAGAAGAGTATTACAGGACATTATATGAAAAATGTCGATCACATTTTAATAG ATATGTTGCGGCTAGACACTCGTGGACAGATTGGTCTCAAATAGGTAGACTTTTGCCTCGGTTGCAAAAG GCACTCAATCACCCATATCTTGTGATTTATTCTAAAGGTCCAGTACCAGGAAGGAGATATAggattgatttggcaaaggaTGATCAAGTCTGTGGCATTTGTCATGAGGCTCCAGAAGATAAAGTT GTTGCATGTTGCAAGCATGTCTTTTGTAAGACTTGTCTGCAGTCTCTTGCTCCAGCCCTTGGACTAGCTTTATGTCCCTTATGTTCAACACCATTTACTGGTAAATCtgcaatgaagaagaatgatTCTCCATTTACTGGTAAATCtgcaatgaagaagaatgatTCCGTACTGAAGAACAATACTGGTTCCGGAACAACCTTTAAAGACTTTAAATCCTCAAGTCTCTTAAAGAGAATTTCTCTCAATGAATTTCAGACAAGCACAAAAATTGAAGCTTTG AGGGAAGAAATCAGGTTCATGGTAGAAACAGATGGTTCTGCAAAAGCTCTTGTTTTTAGCGagttcatttctttcttggattTAATTGAGTACTCCTTGCTGAAG TCTGAAATAAATTGTGTAAAGCTGGTCATGGATAACACTGTTGATGCAAGAAATGCATTGGTATCAAGATTCTTCAAAGACCCAGATTGCAAAATCTTACTCACAACTTTGGAAGCTGGAGGTGTTTCCTTGAATCTCACCATCGCATCATAT GTTTTCTTGATGGAACCCTTCTATACCGCTGCAGAGTTGAAGGCTAGTGATAGAGTTTACCGAATCGGTCAGCACAAGACAGTAAG AATTGTGAAGTTTGTAGCTGAGAACACAATAGAGGAGAGGATGCTGGAGCTGCAAGCAGCGAAGAACCAAATTTCACTGAG tgcATTACCTGGTTCGCTAAATCTTGAGGAAGAACTAACAGTTGAGGACCTGAACTACTTCTTCATGTAA
- the LOC100248564 gene encoding ATP-dependent helicase rhp16 isoform X2 → MVRRSDRIAARPPKSFAALESSEEEEEEEGAGEEEREGDNDRRLQDVFYDDKEGVLEHGPKKGRKKQQSKPKLQWKVLEKENETFLNCCEIKNHLMNFGDEVILEPTEAPPHFLVPLLSHQKEWLTWALKQEESPFRGGLLADEAGMGKTIQAIALVLAKKPIHRIDAGPCEALPSSSSQTAELPETRCTLIICPPIALSHWEKEIVRCTPQGSTKVLVCHGDERNKMVHDLSSYDFVLTTYQTVFTEYETSCKLWFPVDLASLCRGWRFGIAEREYEENLKSSKMEAKCASSGDSTCVCDGGRGKSSCNNKKKNPKQKKNASTLSSKSSLSITREFSLHSIKWQRIILDEAHSITNETTKAIFSLKSSYKWALSSTPVQNNFQELYSMIRFLQIFPYAYHFCQYCDWKCIMPELCWTHNWSFCWWQKYVRKPMRQGGDAKRRAKTLVTQKILKSIMLRRTKESRKELCLPTRIVGVRVRRCALDIREEEYYRTLYEKCRSHFNRYVAARHSWTDWSQIGRLLPRLQKALNHPYLVIYSKGPVPGRRYRIDLAKDDQVCGICHEAPEDKVVACCKHVFCKTCLQSLAPALGLALCPLCSTPFTGKSAMKKNDSPFTGKSAMKKNDSVLKNNTGSGTTFKDFKSSSLLKRISLNEFQTSTKIEALREEIRFMVETDGSAKALVFSEFISFLDLIEYSLLKSEINCVKLVMDNTVDARNALVSRFFKDPDCKILLTTLEAGGVSLNLTIASYVFLMEPFYTAAELKASDRVYRIGQHKTNCEVCS, encoded by the exons ATGGTTCGCAGGTCTGATCGCATCGCTGCCCGTCCAC CTAAGAGCTTTGCTGCCCTAGAAAgctctgaagaagaagaagaggaggagggTGCTGGCGAAGAAG AAAGGGAAGGAGACAATGACAGGAGACTTCAAGatgttttttatgatgacaaggAAGGAGTATTGGAGCATGGACCAAAGAAAGGGCGAAAAAAGCAACAGAGCAAACCGAAACTACAATggaaagttttggaaaaagagaatgagacttttctaaattgttgtgaaataaaaaatcatcttaTGAATTTCGGAGATGAAGTGATTTTGGAACCTACTGAGGCGCCCCCGCACTTTCTTGTACCTCTTCTGAGCCACCAAAAGGAATGGCTGACTTGGGCTTTAAAGCAGGAGGAGTCACCTTTTAGAGGAGGGCTTCTTGCAGATGAGGCTGGAATGGGGAAGACAATCCAAGCCATTGCGCTGGTTCTTGCAAAAAAGCCAATCCATAGAATAGACGCTGGACCATGTGAAGCATTGCCTTCATCCAGTTCACAGACAGCAGAACTGCCAGAAACTAGATGCACACTCATTATCTGTCCTCCAATTGCTCTGTCTCATTGGGAGAAGGAGATTGTTCGTTGTACACCCCAAGGGAGCACCAAAGTGCTAGTCTGTCATGGGGATGAAAGAAACAAGATGGTTCATGACTTATCGAGCTATGATTTTGTTTTGACAACTTATCAGACCGTATTCACGGAATATGAGACCTCTTGTAAGTTGTGGTTTCCCGTAGATCTGGCTTCACTCTGTAGAGGATGGAGATTTGGAATTGCTGAGAGAGAGTACGAGGAGAATTTGAAATCTTCCAAAATGGAAGCAAAATGTGCAAGTTCAGGAGATAGTACATGTGTTTGTGATGGTGGTAGAGGGAAGAGTTCTtgcaataataaaaagaagaatcccaagcaaaaaaagaatGCAAGCACTTTGTCTTCCAAGTCAAGTCTATCAATCACTAGGGAATTCTCTCTGCACTCAATTAAGTGGCAACGGATTATTCTGGATGAG GCTCACTCCATAACAAACGAAACTACAAAagcaattttttctttaaagtcTTCATACAAATGGGCTTTAAGTAGCACTCCAGTTCAGAATAATTTCCAAGAACTTTACTCAATG ATCCGCTTTTTGCAAATATTTCCTTATGCATACCACTTTTGTCAATATTGTGACTGGAAATGTATCAT GCCCGAACTTTGTTGGACTCATAATTGGTCCTTTTGCTGGTGGCAAAAG TATGTTCGTAAACCAATGAGACAAGGAGGTGATGCAAAAAGAAGAGCCAAGACTTTGGTAACCCAAAAGATTCTGAAAAGCATAATGCTAAGGCGTACTAAAGAAAGTAGAAAAGAACTTTGCCTTCCAACTAGAATTGTGGGT GTTAGAGTGAGACGATGTGCATTAGATATTAGAGAAGAAGAGTATTACAGGACATTATATGAAAAATGTCGATCACATTTTAATAG ATATGTTGCGGCTAGACACTCGTGGACAGATTGGTCTCAAATAGGTAGACTTTTGCCTCGGTTGCAAAAG GCACTCAATCACCCATATCTTGTGATTTATTCTAAAGGTCCAGTACCAGGAAGGAGATATAggattgatttggcaaaggaTGATCAAGTCTGTGGCATTTGTCATGAGGCTCCAGAAGATAAAGTT GTTGCATGTTGCAAGCATGTCTTTTGTAAGACTTGTCTGCAGTCTCTTGCTCCAGCCCTTGGACTAGCTTTATGTCCCTTATGTTCAACACCATTTACTGGTAAATCtgcaatgaagaagaatgatTCTCCATTTACTGGTAAATCtgcaatgaagaagaatgatTCCGTACTGAAGAACAATACTGGTTCCGGAACAACCTTTAAAGACTTTAAATCCTCAAGTCTCTTAAAGAGAATTTCTCTCAATGAATTTCAGACAAGCACAAAAATTGAAGCTTTG AGGGAAGAAATCAGGTTCATGGTAGAAACAGATGGTTCTGCAAAAGCTCTTGTTTTTAGCGagttcatttctttcttggattTAATTGAGTACTCCTTGCTGAAG TCTGAAATAAATTGTGTAAAGCTGGTCATGGATAACACTGTTGATGCAAGAAATGCATTGGTATCAAGATTCTTCAAAGACCCAGATTGCAAAATCTTACTCACAACTTTGGAAGCTGGAGGTGTTTCCTTGAATCTCACCATCGCATCATAT GTTTTCTTGATGGAACCCTTCTATACCGCTGCAGAGTTGAAGGCTAGTGATAGAGTTTACCGAATCGGTCAGCACAAGACA AATTGTGAAGTTTGTAGCTGA